The Candidatus Coatesbacteria bacterium sequence GGTCGCTGAAATGCAAAAACCGTGCCAGTTCCGGCGGTCCGAGCTGTATCAGCCTCGGTGATAAAGCGTTGACGCCGGTCGCGGGCCGGCTCAGTCGCGGGGCGCTCTCAGCAGGGTCAAGGTTTCCTGGAATCCCGGCGGCGGTGTGCTGGTGAAGGACAGCGTCACCCCGGACGAGGGGTGGACGATGCCCAACGCTTTGGCGTGCAGGGCCTGGCCGACGAGGGGCAGTCCGCGGGAAAGGCGCTCGCTGGAGCGGGAGGGGTAGACGGGGTCGCCGAGGAGGGGGTGGCCGCGGTGAGCCAGATGTACGCGGATCTGGTGGGTCCTGCCGGTCTCCAGACGGCACTCCAGCAGACAGGAGCTTTGTAGGCGTTGCAGCACCCGGAAATGGGTCACGGCGCGGCGGCCGCCGGTGACGACGGCGAAGCGCTTGCGGTCCCCGGGATGGCGGCCGAGGGGCTCGTCGATGGTGCCGGCGGGCGGCTGGGGCACACCGTAACACAGGGCCTCGTAGCGGCGCTCGGCGCTGTGGCGGGCGAACTGGCGGGAGAGGTGGAGGTGGGCGGGTCGGTTGCGGGCCAGGACCAGCACCCCGGAGGTGTCGCGGTCCAGGCGGTGAACGACGCCGGGGCGGGCCGGATCGGCGACGACGGCCAGGGAAATCCCGCGGGCGGCCAGGGCGTTGAGCAGGGTGTCGTCGGGGTGGCCGTGGCCGGGGTGGACGACGAGGCCCGGTGGTTTGTCGACGACGACGATGTCGTCGTCGAGGTGCAGAACCCGCACTCCGGGATGCTCCCTGGGGGTCAGCGG is a genomic window containing:
- a CDS encoding RluA family pseudouridine synthase, with product MAIENHQPERCLTITDGDAGERLDRFLARRLAGSGLSRSRIAAAVEEDLILVDGRSTSKSHRLRPGEIVVVSAAALAEPEPCDPLTPREHPGVRVLHLDDDIVVVDKPPGLVVHPGHGHPDDTLLNALAARGISLAVVADPARPGVVHRLDRDTSGVLVLARNRPAHLHLSRQFARHSAERRYEALCYGVPQPPAGTIDEPLGRHPGDRKRFAVVTGGRRAVTHFRVLQRLQSSCLLECRLETGRTHQIRVHLAHRGHPLLGDPVYPSRSSERLSRGLPLVGQALHAKALGIVHPSSGVTLSFTSTPPPGFQETLTLLRAPRD